A portion of the Stigmatella aurantiaca DW4/3-1 genome contains these proteins:
- a CDS encoding cupin domain-containing protein, which produces MNIVPPLAVMASCLAMGCARAPTVPVRYVVGSAEAPSFRLPGGKGTALLLVNAETGASAASLGVLELQAGAGVPEHVHEHSVEMLYVEEGGAEMSIEGREMSVRPGDAVYIPAGVRHLARVPEGVSRFRAVQIYVGPGPEQRFRQGEPVKVVGPWGGPG; this is translated from the coding sequence GTGAACATCGTCCCGCCGTTGGCTGTGATGGCCTCATGTTTGGCCATGGGGTGTGCCCGTGCTCCCACCGTGCCCGTCCGCTATGTGGTGGGCAGCGCGGAGGCCCCGTCCTTCCGTCTTCCAGGAGGGAAGGGCACCGCGCTCTTGTTGGTCAACGCTGAAACCGGGGCGAGTGCGGCCTCCTTGGGCGTGCTGGAGCTCCAAGCGGGAGCCGGAGTGCCCGAGCACGTCCATGAGCACAGCGTGGAGATGCTCTATGTCGAGGAGGGGGGCGCGGAGATGAGCATCGAAGGCCGTGAGATGTCCGTGCGGCCTGGGGATGCTGTCTATATCCCCGCGGGCGTGCGCCACCTCGCGCGGGTGCCCGAGGGCGTGTCACGCTTCAGGGCCGTGCAGATTTATGTGGGGCCTGGCCCCGAGCAGCGCTTCCGCCAAGGTGAGCCCGTGAAGGTGGTAGGCCCCTGGGGTGGTCCAGGCTGA
- a CDS encoding universal stress protein — MPIICATNFSDAAHRSCDAAAQLARKSGDTLWLVHVLPSDSARAFGKALLEAAEAALGDEARRLEKLGVKVERALLTGEPAAALQELATKQGAQLVVTAAPSHETPFLGMGGTVDRLAEALHMPLLVARQEAALEAWARGTRPLKVMLGVDRSLPFERAREWVKGLRKLGPVEVVGGRIFWPQEEALRLGLERPLSFGEVSPALRQALDSETAALVAPLAEGSQPVRVRLEPGLGRIADHLVALAAEEQVDVLVVGTHQRQALGKLWSVSHHALRLAKMSVVSVPVQGSQDPAVALPQVRTLLVTTDFSELGDRAIAYARALVPAGGRLHLLHVIPSRGTPEQEHALRQQLEQRVPGATGQGNHEVQVEVVAGTDVAGLIAQAAERHGADLICMGTHGRTGLARAVMGSVAQAVMARSDRPVLMVRNPAS; from the coding sequence ATGCCCATCATCTGCGCCACCAATTTCTCCGATGCCGCGCACCGCTCCTGCGACGCCGCGGCGCAGCTCGCCCGGAAGTCGGGAGACACGCTGTGGCTCGTCCATGTGCTGCCTTCGGACTCCGCGCGGGCCTTCGGCAAGGCGCTGCTGGAGGCAGCCGAGGCCGCGCTGGGAGATGAGGCGCGGCGGCTGGAGAAGCTGGGCGTGAAGGTCGAGCGGGCCTTGCTCACCGGCGAGCCGGCCGCGGCCCTTCAGGAACTCGCGACGAAGCAAGGCGCCCAGTTGGTGGTGACGGCGGCCCCGAGCCACGAGACGCCCTTTCTGGGAATGGGCGGTACGGTGGACCGGCTGGCGGAGGCACTGCACATGCCCCTGCTCGTCGCCCGGCAGGAGGCGGCGCTGGAGGCGTGGGCACGGGGGACCCGGCCGCTCAAGGTCATGCTGGGGGTGGATCGCTCACTGCCCTTCGAGCGGGCACGGGAGTGGGTGAAGGGGCTGCGCAAGCTGGGCCCGGTGGAGGTGGTCGGTGGCCGCATCTTCTGGCCGCAGGAAGAAGCGTTGCGGCTCGGGCTGGAACGTCCCCTGAGCTTCGGAGAGGTCTCCCCCGCGCTGCGGCAGGCATTGGATTCAGAGACGGCGGCGCTGGTGGCGCCTCTGGCCGAAGGGAGCCAACCCGTGCGGGTGCGGTTGGAGCCAGGCCTGGGACGCATCGCGGACCATCTGGTCGCCTTGGCGGCCGAGGAACAGGTGGACGTGCTGGTGGTGGGAACGCACCAGCGCCAGGCCCTGGGCAAGCTGTGGAGTGTGTCGCACCACGCGCTGCGGCTGGCGAAGATGTCGGTGGTGAGTGTGCCGGTACAGGGGAGCCAAGACCCAGCCGTGGCGCTGCCCCAGGTACGCACCCTCCTGGTGACGACGGACTTTTCCGAGCTGGGCGACCGCGCCATTGCTTACGCAAGAGCGCTGGTCCCTGCCGGGGGCCGGCTGCACCTGCTTCACGTCATCCCCTCGCGGGGAACGCCCGAGCAGGAACACGCGCTCCGTCAACAGCTCGAACAACGGGTGCCCGGCGCCACGGGACAGGGCAACCACGAGGTGCAGGTGGAGGTCGTCGCCGGGACCGACGTGGCAGGGCTCATCGCGCAAGCCGCCGAGCGCCACGGCGCGGACCTCATCTGCATGGGCACGCACGGGCGCACGGGCCTGGCCCGAGCGGTGATGGGCTCGGTCGCGCAGGCGGTGATGGCGCGCAGCGACCGGCCTGTCCTCATGGTGCGCAACCCAGCAAGCTGA
- a CDS encoding serine/threonine-protein kinase, translating to MKIGRYEIVRKLAMGGMAEVFLAKVAGPLGFEKTLVLKRILPHLADEPTFVEMFLSEAKLVAHLTHPNIVQIFDFGEADNAYFLAMEYIDGPNLRTLIKRAIAMEQPLHPAICAKIVAAACEGLAYAHDFRDPNTQQPMGLIHRDISPDNIMLSRQGAVKVADFGIAKAAGYGPQTQEGVLKGKLAYMAPEQLKAAPLDRRADVYALGIVLYELLTRCKPFEATTDASLMRAILFEEFVPAQERRPDLPEPLQKILARAVARERDERYPDCFALQTDLERFVLSTGEPLSSFSVSRLITQLGLEPQEIEPSKREDRTLHTNALRTILNPGDDDASPTLPTTPTPVGLLRPEEKTARLSKTGREGTSPGAEASRTAPSSTSGVTPAGRPKPTPPPLSRAELDDTAQFEASLRSSVRRRQWMLPTLLVLVLVGGGGHYLWSHNALPFLAPTSAEAAVPSETDAPAEETLAAAAEPALPLAPNPSDPQLFPSPQPIEAHEEPPSNAKRARAPEPPPSPGQENPPPSPTPSEPEKGLVDFRLASATRVLLNGHEVGVTPFLPLEIPEGRHTVRFINAELAKDVTRVISVKAGKTYVLRYNLNKN from the coding sequence ATGAAGATCGGCAGATACGAGATCGTCCGCAAGCTCGCGATGGGCGGCATGGCCGAGGTATTCCTTGCCAAAGTCGCCGGTCCGCTGGGCTTCGAGAAGACGTTGGTGCTCAAGCGCATTCTCCCGCATCTGGCGGACGAGCCCACCTTCGTGGAGATGTTCCTCTCCGAGGCCAAGCTGGTCGCTCACCTCACCCATCCCAACATCGTCCAGATCTTCGATTTTGGTGAGGCGGACAACGCGTATTTCCTGGCCATGGAGTACATCGACGGGCCAAACCTTCGCACCCTCATCAAGCGCGCCATCGCGATGGAGCAACCGCTGCACCCCGCCATCTGCGCGAAGATCGTCGCGGCGGCCTGCGAGGGGTTGGCCTATGCCCATGATTTCCGGGATCCCAACACGCAGCAGCCCATGGGCCTCATCCACCGGGACATCAGCCCAGACAACATCATGCTGTCGCGCCAGGGCGCGGTGAAGGTGGCGGATTTCGGCATCGCGAAGGCCGCAGGGTATGGCCCTCAAACCCAGGAGGGCGTCCTCAAGGGCAAACTGGCCTACATGGCGCCGGAGCAGCTCAAGGCAGCCCCCCTGGATCGCCGGGCCGATGTCTATGCACTCGGCATCGTGCTGTACGAGCTGCTCACGCGATGCAAGCCCTTCGAGGCAACGACAGACGCGTCGCTCATGCGGGCCATCCTCTTCGAGGAGTTCGTCCCCGCCCAGGAACGGCGGCCGGACCTTCCCGAGCCCTTGCAGAAGATCCTGGCCCGCGCCGTCGCCCGGGAGCGTGACGAGCGTTACCCTGACTGCTTTGCGCTCCAGACGGATCTGGAACGCTTCGTCCTGTCGACGGGAGAGCCCCTGAGCAGCTTTTCTGTCTCGCGGCTCATCACCCAGCTGGGCCTGGAGCCGCAAGAGATCGAGCCCTCCAAGCGAGAGGATCGCACCCTTCACACCAACGCGCTGCGCACCATCCTCAACCCAGGAGACGATGATGCGAGCCCCACGCTCCCCACCACCCCCACCCCCGTAGGCCTGCTCAGGCCAGAGGAAAAAACCGCCAGGCTCTCCAAAACGGGCCGCGAGGGGACGTCGCCTGGCGCAGAGGCCTCACGGACCGCTCCTTCGAGCACATCCGGAGTCACCCCGGCTGGAAGGCCCAAGCCCACCCCTCCGCCGTTGTCCCGCGCGGAGCTGGACGACACCGCGCAGTTCGAAGCCTCACTGCGCAGCTCGGTCCGGCGGCGACAGTGGATGCTGCCCACGCTCTTGGTCTTGGTCCTCGTGGGCGGCGGAGGCCATTACCTCTGGAGCCACAACGCCCTTCCCTTTCTGGCGCCGACTTCGGCCGAAGCCGCGGTTCCCTCGGAGACCGACGCTCCGGCGGAAGAGACGCTTGCCGCGGCCGCCGAGCCTGCCCTGCCGCTCGCCCCCAACCCCTCGGATCCGCAGCTCTTTCCCTCTCCTCAGCCCATCGAGGCCCATGAGGAGCCGCCCTCGAACGCCAAGCGCGCGCGCGCCCCAGAGCCCCCGCCCAGCCCCGGGCAGGAGAACCCCCCCCCCAGTCCCACCCCATCCGAACCCGAGAAGGGACTGGTCGACTTCCGCCTCGCGTCCGCGACACGCGTCCTCCTCAATGGCCATGAGGTGGGAGTGACCCCCTTCCTGCCGCTCGAGATTCCCGAAGGCCGCCACACCGTCCGCTTCATCAATGCGGAGCTGGCCAAGGACGTCACCCGCGTCATTTCTGTCAAAGCGGGGAAAACCTACGTCCTCCGGTACAACCTCAACAAAAACTGA
- a CDS encoding MarR family winged helix-turn-helix transcriptional regulator: MMPYDEEFPWTLCNCQALRQASRHVTQFYDQALAPSGIRTTQYSILHRVHEQGPKTVNELAEQLVMDPSTLTHNLRPLLKEGLIVLQVGSDRRRRAVTLTPQGKATHQRARVLWLRAQAEFEQVFGSTRAVALRQLMQDIVRADLTPSATKPTRKRRE, translated from the coding sequence ATGATGCCCTACGACGAAGAGTTCCCTTGGACCCTCTGCAACTGTCAGGCCCTCAGGCAGGCGTCGCGTCACGTCACCCAGTTCTACGATCAGGCGCTCGCGCCGAGCGGTATCCGGACAACGCAGTACTCGATTCTGCACCGCGTTCACGAGCAAGGCCCGAAGACCGTGAACGAGCTCGCGGAGCAGCTTGTCATGGATCCCTCGACGCTCACGCACAACCTCCGCCCGCTGCTGAAAGAAGGGCTCATCGTCCTGCAAGTCGGCTCGGACCGGAGAAGGCGTGCCGTGACCCTGACGCCGCAAGGGAAGGCCACCCACCAGCGCGCCCGCGTGCTCTGGCTTCGCGCGCAGGCCGAGTTCGAGCAAGTGTTCGGCAGCACGCGGGCCGTGGCACTGCGCCAGTTGATGCAAGACATCGTCCGTGCGGACCTGACCCCCAGTGCCACGAAGCCGACCCGCAAGCGCAGGGAGTAG
- a CDS encoding MFS transporter has protein sequence MSQRKIHYAWVVAAAVFVVLLCSAGVRATPSVLIVPLEREFGWSRALISGAVSLNLVLYGLVGPFAAALMQAFGIRRTTVVSLSIIAVGVALTNFMSAPWQLFSFWGVLVGLGTGTTAMVLGATVVHRWFVARRGLVMGLLTASTATGQLVFLPVLASLAEHHGWRSVSLSVAAIVALIIPFVALVFRDRPSDVGARPYGAAPGVEDEAPVSTNPLLNALGALGRAARLRDFWLLAGSFFICGATTNGLVGTHLVPACMDHGIPEVQAAGLLAVMGIFDLVGTTASGWLSDRFDSRWLLFWYYGLRGLALLYLPAAFEMSVFGLPLFAVFYGLDWIATVPPTVRLTTQTVGPADGPIAFGWIVAAHQVGAGVGALGAGVVRTALETYTPAWVVAGIICMVASVLVLRIGRRPRLPSLTGEQPA, from the coding sequence ATGAGCCAACGCAAGATTCACTACGCGTGGGTGGTCGCCGCCGCCGTGTTCGTCGTGCTGCTGTGCTCCGCCGGCGTGCGGGCAACCCCCAGTGTGCTCATCGTCCCGCTCGAGCGGGAGTTCGGTTGGAGCCGGGCCCTCATTTCCGGGGCCGTGTCGCTGAACCTCGTGCTCTATGGGCTCGTGGGTCCCTTTGCCGCCGCGCTCATGCAGGCTTTTGGCATCCGCCGCACGACGGTGGTCTCGCTGTCCATCATCGCGGTGGGGGTCGCCCTGACGAACTTCATGAGCGCCCCTTGGCAGCTCTTCTCGTTCTGGGGAGTGCTCGTGGGACTCGGAACGGGCACGACGGCGATGGTGCTCGGGGCGACGGTGGTCCATCGGTGGTTCGTTGCCCGCCGTGGGCTGGTGATGGGCCTGCTCACCGCCAGCACGGCGACGGGCCAACTCGTCTTCCTGCCGGTGCTGGCCTCGCTGGCCGAGCACCATGGCTGGCGCAGTGTTTCGCTCTCCGTCGCCGCCATCGTCGCGCTCATCATTCCATTCGTCGCACTCGTCTTTCGAGACCGCCCGTCGGATGTCGGAGCGCGCCCTTACGGAGCAGCGCCTGGCGTGGAAGACGAGGCCCCTGTGTCCACCAACCCCCTCTTGAACGCGCTTGGCGCCTTGGGCCGCGCGGCCCGGCTGCGTGATTTCTGGCTGCTGGCGGGGAGCTTCTTCATCTGTGGGGCGACGACGAATGGTCTGGTGGGGACCCATCTCGTCCCTGCCTGCATGGACCATGGGATTCCGGAGGTTCAAGCCGCGGGTCTTCTGGCGGTGATGGGAATCTTCGATCTCGTGGGCACGACCGCGAGCGGCTGGTTGTCGGACCGCTTTGACAGCCGCTGGCTGCTCTTCTGGTACTACGGCCTGAGGGGGCTCGCGCTGCTCTACCTGCCCGCCGCGTTCGAGATGTCCGTCTTCGGCCTGCCGTTGTTCGCGGTCTTTTACGGCCTCGATTGGATTGCGACGGTCCCTCCCACGGTCCGCCTCACGACTCAAACCGTGGGGCCCGCGGATGGCCCGATCGCGTTCGGGTGGATCGTCGCCGCGCACCAAGTGGGGGCTGGCGTGGGGGCGCTGGGCGCCGGTGTGGTGCGCACGGCCTTGGAGACGTACACACCAGCCTGGGTGGTTGCCGGAATCATCTGCATGGTCGCCTCCGTTTTGGTGCTACGCATCGGTCGCCGCCCACGCCTGCCCTCCCTCACCGGGGAGCAGCCTGCTTGA
- a CDS encoding NADP-dependent glyceraldehyde-3-phosphate dehydrogenase: MSSLLENLFSSVNAVPASARIPEFTEQREYLVDGKLLTWHGELNPVRSPICVRTDRGLEQKVIGSTPLLTSHESLAALDAAVRAYDLGRGAWPTMRLAERIEHVERFITRMQEQRQPVVNLLMWEIGKTQKDAEKEFDRTRDYLVETLSALKELDRNSARFVQEQGIMGQVRRVPLGVALCMGPYNYPLNETFTTLFPALLMGNTVVFKPAKFGVLLIRPLLESFRDSFPPGVINIIYGRGRETVGALMESGKVDVFAFIGTNQGASELKKMHPKPHRLKAVLGLDAKNPAIILPDADLENAVNECILGTLSFNGQRCTALKVLLVHKQILGPFLEKFTAAVSKLKPGLPWEPGVSLTPLPEPSKPAYLKGLVDDALRHGAQVINPHGGEILGSFFFPAIVSPVNEKMRLFYEEQFGPVIPIVPFEEDDEAIRYVVNSPFGQQLSLFGKDSKRIGHLIDAFANQAGRINLNTQCQRGPDTFPFSGRKDSAEGTLSVSDALRVFSIRTLVATKTTAENKALVHNILTHRDSAFLTTDYIF, from the coding sequence ATGTCGAGCCTCCTCGAAAACCTTTTCTCCTCCGTGAATGCGGTCCCGGCCTCCGCCCGCATTCCTGAGTTCACCGAGCAGCGCGAATACCTGGTCGATGGCAAGCTCCTCACCTGGCACGGGGAGCTCAACCCGGTGCGCAGCCCCATCTGTGTGCGGACGGACCGGGGGCTCGAGCAGAAGGTCATCGGCAGCACGCCGCTGCTCACCTCACATGAGTCCTTGGCCGCGCTGGATGCGGCGGTGCGCGCATATGATCTGGGCCGTGGCGCGTGGCCCACCATGCGGCTGGCCGAGCGCATCGAGCACGTGGAGCGCTTCATCACCCGCATGCAGGAGCAGCGGCAGCCCGTTGTGAACCTCCTCATGTGGGAGATCGGCAAGACGCAGAAGGACGCCGAGAAGGAATTCGACCGCACGCGGGACTACCTCGTTGAAACCCTGTCGGCCCTCAAGGAACTGGATCGCAACTCGGCGAGGTTCGTCCAGGAGCAGGGCATCATGGGGCAGGTGCGCCGCGTGCCGCTGGGCGTGGCGCTGTGCATGGGGCCTTACAACTACCCGCTCAACGAGACGTTCACCACGCTGTTTCCCGCGCTGCTCATGGGCAACACCGTCGTCTTCAAGCCAGCCAAGTTTGGCGTGCTCCTCATCCGCCCCTTGCTCGAGTCGTTCCGCGACAGCTTCCCCCCGGGCGTCATCAACATCATCTACGGCCGGGGCCGCGAGACGGTGGGGGCCCTGATGGAGAGCGGCAAGGTGGACGTGTTCGCCTTCATCGGCACCAACCAGGGCGCCAGTGAGCTGAAGAAGATGCACCCCAAGCCGCACCGCCTCAAGGCCGTGCTCGGCCTGGATGCGAAGAACCCAGCCATCATCCTTCCGGATGCGGATCTGGAGAACGCGGTGAATGAGTGCATCCTGGGCACGCTGTCCTTCAACGGCCAGCGGTGCACGGCGCTCAAGGTTCTCCTGGTGCACAAGCAGATCCTCGGGCCCTTCCTGGAGAAGTTCACCGCTGCCGTCAGCAAGCTCAAGCCGGGGCTGCCCTGGGAGCCCGGCGTGTCGCTCACGCCGTTGCCGGAGCCCAGCAAGCCCGCCTACCTCAAGGGGCTCGTGGATGATGCGCTGCGGCACGGCGCCCAGGTGATCAACCCCCATGGGGGAGAGATTCTCGGCTCCTTCTTCTTTCCGGCCATCGTGTCCCCGGTGAACGAGAAGATGCGGCTGTTTTACGAGGAGCAGTTCGGCCCCGTGATTCCCATCGTGCCCTTCGAGGAGGACGACGAGGCCATCCGCTACGTGGTGAACTCGCCCTTTGGGCAGCAGCTGAGCCTCTTCGGCAAGGACTCCAAGCGCATCGGGCACCTGATTGACGCGTTCGCCAACCAGGCCGGGCGCATCAACCTCAACACCCAGTGCCAGCGCGGGCCGGACACCTTCCCTTTCAGCGGCCGCAAGGACTCGGCGGAGGGCACCCTCTCGGTGTCAGATGCGCTGCGCGTGTTCTCCATTCGCACCCTCGTGGCCACGAAGACGACGGCGGAGAACAAGGCCTTGGTTCACAACATCCTCACCCACCGGGACTCGGCCTTCCTCACGACGGATTACATCTTCTGA
- a CDS encoding DMT family transporter translates to MLRPRLYLLGAAVLWSTAGAAIKLSTLNAFQLASGRSLIAALMLFLVFSDGRRRPTVRMLGVATAYAATVVLFIFANKLTTSANAIFLQDTAPLYVLLLSPLLLGERPSRGEWVAVPVFLLGLSLFFFDQLSSGQLQGNLVAMGSGVAFALTILGMRAASTEGSAILIWGNLLAGLSVLGPALQGPTPTLMDLGLLAFLGVFQLGMGYALFHRGLREVPAVETSLLVLLEPVLNPVWAFLVAGEQPGPWALLGGGIILLATAWRTLLGVRGSSATASKLPAQDKA, encoded by the coding sequence ATGCTCCGCCCTCGCCTCTACCTGCTGGGTGCCGCCGTGCTCTGGTCCACGGCTGGCGCCGCCATCAAGTTGTCCACCCTCAACGCCTTCCAGCTTGCGTCCGGGCGATCCTTGATCGCCGCCTTGATGCTGTTCCTCGTCTTCTCGGATGGCCGCCGCCGTCCCACCGTCCGGATGCTCGGCGTGGCAACGGCCTACGCGGCCACGGTGGTGTTGTTCATCTTCGCCAACAAGCTCACCACCTCCGCCAACGCCATCTTCCTGCAGGACACGGCCCCCCTCTATGTGCTGCTCCTCTCGCCGCTGCTCCTGGGGGAGCGGCCTTCACGCGGGGAGTGGGTGGCCGTGCCCGTCTTCCTGCTGGGCCTGAGCCTGTTCTTCTTCGACCAGCTTTCGTCAGGGCAACTCCAAGGCAACCTTGTCGCCATGGGGTCCGGCGTGGCCTTCGCGCTCACGATCCTCGGAATGCGCGCCGCGAGCACGGAAGGCTCCGCCATTCTCATCTGGGGCAACCTCCTCGCGGGCCTGAGCGTCCTGGGGCCTGCCCTGCAAGGCCCCACGCCCACCCTGATGGACCTCGGACTGCTCGCCTTCCTGGGCGTTTTCCAGTTGGGCATGGGCTATGCCCTCTTTCACCGGGGCCTGCGCGAAGTCCCCGCGGTGGAGACCTCCCTGCTGGTGCTCCTGGAGCCCGTGCTCAACCCAGTGTGGGCCTTTCTGGTGGCGGGCGAGCAACCAGGACCCTGGGCACTGCTCGGGGGAGGCATCATCCTGCTGGCCACCGCGTGGCGGACCCTGCTCGGGGTCCGTGGCTCCAGCGCCACGGCCTCCAAGCTTCCTGCACAGGATAAGGCCTGA
- a CDS encoding sulfatase-like hydrolase/transferase encodes MLRAIERAPADPRVALAVGALVQALFLGLVAFAVTLPFLVLRRGYVWAASLVTALLLAFLVLDSFIHASLGFHVNGLVLAVAMQASAIGETGLRREEVMEIAALGAVVLGLDVWAGTWVLRRFATPRGPWRWVLVLLLLWGGERVATAYLLFSAGESVQAAATILPLQPPVRMNRLLATLTGRPASAGLRFGATPHAGTSAAKVAPSEIHFSRRPDVVVLLAESLRADFFTPEIMPLMSRRAEGGTAFLRHYSAASSTDYSLFSLFYSLDAQRRDAVMGAGQTPLLFPVLRENGYRVALLAASSVDWMGLKDTVFRDVRDGLITNYEGKHRVKDAAMLEDARRILRETPLDQPLFLFVFFVGTHFNYDYPPRAAVFSPAWDGKGSLSATRIPAEELRARAQNAAYEVDLKIDELLSEMETIRVNPPLIIFSSDHGEEFREHGRVGHGSDVSSSQLHVPMVIIDGQLPPGRVDTLTGHIDVVPTLFSLLGDRHDPVLFGDGASMLTPDPTRYLLATVGWEPRYALIGQSLKVVFGPAQPGTLITDPDDRPLLDASSRFADEVPRLLRRLRDSGSAPTSPSPSPASP; translated from the coding sequence TTGCTGCGCGCCATCGAGCGGGCCCCGGCGGACCCGCGCGTTGCGCTCGCCGTGGGGGCGCTCGTGCAGGCCCTCTTTCTGGGGCTTGTCGCGTTCGCCGTGACGCTCCCGTTCCTCGTGCTGCGGCGGGGGTACGTCTGGGCCGCCTCCCTCGTCACGGCCCTGCTGCTCGCCTTTCTGGTCCTGGATTCATTCATTCATGCCTCGCTGGGATTCCATGTGAATGGGCTCGTCTTGGCGGTGGCGATGCAGGCGTCCGCGATTGGAGAGACGGGGCTGCGGCGGGAAGAGGTGATGGAGATCGCCGCCCTCGGTGCCGTGGTGCTGGGGCTCGATGTGTGGGCGGGCACGTGGGTGTTGCGCCGGTTCGCCACGCCTCGGGGCCCGTGGCGCTGGGTGCTCGTCCTTCTGCTGCTTTGGGGAGGGGAGCGCGTCGCCACGGCTTACCTCCTCTTCTCAGCTGGGGAGTCCGTGCAGGCCGCGGCCACCATTCTTCCCCTTCAGCCGCCCGTCCGCATGAACCGGCTCTTGGCGACGCTCACCGGCCGGCCCGCCTCGGCGGGGTTGCGCTTCGGGGCGACGCCCCACGCGGGAACCTCCGCGGCGAAGGTGGCGCCTTCGGAGATCCATTTTTCCCGGCGGCCGGACGTGGTGGTGCTCTTGGCCGAGAGCCTCCGCGCCGACTTCTTCACCCCGGAGATCATGCCCCTCATGAGCCGTCGCGCGGAGGGAGGGACGGCCTTTCTGCGCCACTACAGTGCGGCGAGCTCCACCGACTATTCGCTCTTCAGCCTGTTCTACTCGCTGGATGCCCAGCGGAGGGACGCGGTGATGGGGGCGGGCCAAACGCCGCTGCTCTTTCCGGTGCTGCGCGAGAATGGCTACCGCGTGGCGCTGCTCGCGGCGTCCTCGGTGGATTGGATGGGGCTGAAGGATACGGTCTTCCGCGATGTCCGTGATGGGTTGATCACGAACTATGAGGGGAAGCACCGCGTCAAGGACGCGGCGATGCTTGAGGATGCCCGGCGCATTCTTCGGGAGACGCCGCTCGATCAGCCGCTGTTCCTCTTCGTCTTCTTCGTAGGCACGCACTTCAACTACGACTATCCGCCCCGGGCCGCGGTGTTCTCCCCGGCATGGGACGGGAAGGGCTCCCTCTCCGCTACCCGCATTCCCGCGGAAGAGTTGCGCGCCCGTGCCCAGAACGCCGCCTATGAAGTCGACCTGAAGATCGACGAGCTGCTCTCCGAGATGGAGACAATCCGCGTCAACCCTCCGCTGATCATCTTCAGCTCTGACCATGGTGAGGAGTTCCGGGAGCATGGCCGCGTCGGCCATGGCTCGGATGTGTCCAGCTCTCAGCTCCACGTCCCCATGGTCATCATCGATGGGCAGCTGCCTCCTGGCCGCGTCGATACCCTCACGGGCCACATCGATGTGGTGCCCACGCTCTTTTCTTTGCTGGGCGACAGGCATGATCCGGTGCTGTTCGGGGATGGCGCGTCGATGCTCACGCCCGATCCCACCCGCTACCTGCTGGCCACCGTGGGCTGGGAGCCCCGGTATGCGCTGATTGGCCAGTCCCTCAAGGTGGTGTTCGGGCCCGCGCAGCCGGGCACGCTCATCACCGATCCAGACGATCGGCCGCTTCTGGATGCGAGCAGCCGTTTTGCCGACGAGGTGCCCCGGCTCCTGCGCCGCTTGCGCGACAGCGGGAGCGCGCCGACTTCGCCCAGCCCCTCCCCGGCAAGTCCCTGA
- a CDS encoding cupin domain-containing protein, with protein MAPVTEEKQGSESFTDTSKNRNSLTVVPSRQPDASCLHKGVRGEIASGGFSAERGHPVFPIKAPTKAVSCSIGEIAQGDKTSNHRHAYEALMYVISGKGYSIVEGKRFDWEAGDSLYTPPWCWHQHFALEGHAVQYITATNMPMLHALGQTVIREEESPEHPHLSAGAAGKSKPGA; from the coding sequence ATGGCTCCAGTGACGGAAGAGAAGCAGGGCTCCGAGTCGTTCACGGACACCTCGAAGAATCGCAACTCCCTGACGGTGGTCCCGTCACGGCAGCCGGATGCCTCCTGCCTTCATAAGGGCGTCCGGGGCGAAATCGCCTCGGGTGGCTTCTCGGCGGAGCGAGGGCACCCGGTGTTCCCCATCAAGGCCCCGACCAAGGCGGTCAGCTGCAGCATTGGGGAGATCGCCCAAGGGGACAAAACGTCCAACCACCGGCATGCGTACGAGGCATTGATGTACGTCATCTCGGGGAAGGGCTACTCCATCGTCGAGGGGAAGCGGTTCGACTGGGAGGCGGGCGATTCGCTCTACACGCCCCCCTGGTGCTGGCACCAACACTTCGCGTTGGAGGGCCACGCCGTGCAGTACATCACCGCGACCAACATGCCGATGCTGCACGCCCTGGGGCAGACGGTCATCCGGGAAGAAGAGTCGCCGGAGCACCCTCACCTCTCCGCAGGAGCCGCGGGAAAGAGCAAGCCCGGGGCATAA